A segment of the Xenopus tropicalis strain Nigerian chromosome 6, UCB_Xtro_10.0, whole genome shotgun sequence genome:
GGGGCCCGGAGGCGCCGGCCACTCAATCACCTTCATCAGGGTCTGAAGTTCTTGTTCCAGTTCTGTAGAAGAAACCCGATTGCTTTGGACCGAAAAATGCCCTTTGGGGGCCAGAGGAGAAAACATCTCCAAAGGGTTGGTCCACAGACCCCTATAGATGTACTGGAATAGAGACGGAGCACAAACAATGGCTGTTGGATAATTAGATACTAGGAACCCACATGTTGTTAATATAAATcctgcccctcctattgccccttttgcccatgtCTAGCGGAACcgaaaaaagtgggtttggtgcatccctaatctacTTCATAACCAATTATCTGCTCTTGGGTTGATCTGTTTGGCCGACACACTTTTAGcctgatgtagagagtcatattctgatacaatttgcaattggtcttcattttttattatttgtgttttttgaattaattttgtccagcagctctgcagtttggaatttcagccgctatctggttgctagggtccagtttaacctagcaaccaggcagtgctttgaaagagagacaggtacatgaataggggaggggctgaatagaaagataaggaataaaaagtaacaataacaataaaactggagcctcacagagcaatagggtttggctgccggggtcagtgacccccatttgaaagctggaaagaggcagaagaaggcaaataactcaaaaactataataaataaataatgaagaccaattgaaaagttgctaagcataggctattctataacatactgaaaggttaatgtaaaggtgGACAGCCCCTAAGAGTCGGTGGCGGCGCCCCCTGTAGGGCAGTTGgttacacacagacagagagaatATATCACACTGATACTTACCCCAAATACAAAGAATAAGCAGCAGGCAAATATAGAGGAAATATGGGGCCTTCCTCCTATTCCCAACATGGCCGACACCCCGGGGATAAAGCGCCAGTGTCTCTTCTCATGCAGGGCGGGCCGGCTCCTGGGTAGTGCGGCTACCAGCCTGAAATGGAATATTAAAGGGGATTCTCACATTTCTGTGATACGATGCAATAATTAGACATAATGGGGATCAGATTGGGGTATGAGTAACCCCCCCGCCTTTCTAGTACCCCATTAACAATGAAACATTTACAGCAAAACTCCCTGGGGATTATGGGGCATCTCAGAGAGTATTTATACTACAGATAAACTCGCTCcctatctttttatttaggcccctcCTCTTTTCATATTACTGTCTTTCAaatgactgcctggttgctaggttaaattggatcctagcaaccagatagcggcttacactccaaactgcagagctgctgagcaaaaagtggaattattaaaaaaacggcaaataataaaaaactaagaccaattgcaaattgtagcaaaatagcattctctacattgcacattaaaggggttgtttacttttaaaataacttttagcctgatgtagagagtaatattctgcagacaatttgcaattggtcttcattttttattatttgtagttttttagttatttcactttttgttcagcagctctgcagtttggagtttaagcatctatctggttgctagggtccaaattaccttagcaaccaggaatcagtttggatgagagacgggtatatgaataggggaggggctgaatagaaagataaggaataaaaagtaacaataacaataaaactggagcctcacagagcaatagggtttggctgccggggtcagtgacctccatttgaaagctggaaaaagtcagatgaagaagggaaataatttaaaaactacaacaaataaataaaaaagactaattgaaaagttgattagaattgcccattctataacgtactgaaagttaacttaaatgtgaaaaGCCCATTAGGGGTGGGGGCTCCTATGGGTCAGGATCCCATTCCATGGCATTAACAGTGATGGCTCCCAGACAAACACATTTAGTTCTTAAAGGGATAGAGACAGGTTCCTGTAACAGCCAATAGGAATGTGTCAGAGGTACTAAAGAGCTGTAACATGAGAATCCATTGAGCCAATAGTCCCCCCGTGGCACCCCCAGCCCAGTGGTACTTACCTGAGCAGTTGTGCCAGTCAGGCTGGGCCGGAGGTGGCGCCATCTTTCTATAGGCTGGGGGTACTGTGTTTATTTGTAAGTAGCCTATGGGGGGGATCACCCTGccccaagccccccccagccccagccccctgCTTATTCACCCCCAGGTCCCACTGGGCTGACGGTGGCCTTGCAGGACCATAACTCTTTATTAATACAGTCATTTCCTGTGAAAGAAAatgttagtttccctttaatgccccCTGTAGCAGCGCCGGCTGAGATCCAAATTGTTATAGTCGCACGTGGGTAGGAaacccccaaacactcacctggAGCAGAATAAGCTGAAATCTCTATTGTCCCTTCAGCAGACTGATCCGTGATTCCTCCTCTGCCCTCAGAACCTGTTGGGTGTCCCCAGAATCCTCCCTCGACCCAATTATTTACGCTTCTGTGATGATTAATGACTCATTTACTGTAAGATTCTTCCTTCATTCCTGCTGCCTTAGCTGCGAGAGGGAACCTACCTGCCAGGATGGTGTTTCCATGGGGTGGGGACTTAGCTGGAAGTTTGGGCAGAGGATAAAACAAGAGGAGGTGATTCCAAAGCCTGGGGTAGCTGGGTGGGTTGGGTGGGGGTAGACCCCAGTGATATGTGCCCTGGGGGTAGGAGCTTCAGACAGAGCCCAACCCAGGGAAGGGGGATCCATACCTGAggataagtcacatgacagtaaGATCCTATATTTAGGAGCAGGAGATAGTGGAATCCATCATTATTATATCTTACATGGTGCCTGATGGATTTTGaggaatattaatataaatacaatggaTGACAACTATATTACTACCTTCCCTGCAATCAGCTTAATTAGCCTAAAAAGAGATATtgacctctgtataaacaaacccccttcaccctttgttgACATTCAATGAAAGATATTTTAATTgtgaaaacaaaaggaaaagggaatcgtttagccatgaaataaaccaaatagggctgttctgccccaataaggggtaattatatcttagttgggatcaagtacaggtactgttttattattacagagaaaagggaatcatttaaccattaaataaacccaatagggctgttctgcccccaataaggggtaattatatcttagttgggatcaagtacaggtactgttttattattacagagaaaagggaatcatttaaccattaaataaacccaatagggctgttctgccccaataaggggtaattatatcttagttgggatcaagtacaggtactgttttattattacagagaaaaggaaatcatttaaccattaaataaacccaatagggctgttctgccccaataaggggtaattatatcttagttgggatcaagtacaggtactgttttattattacagagaaaagggaatcatttaaccattaaataaacccaatagggctgttctgcccccaataaggggtaattatatcttagttgggatcaagtacaggtactgttttattattacagagaaaagggaatcatttaaccattaaataaacccaatagggctgttctgcccccaataaggggtaattatatcttagttgggatcaagtacaggtactgttttattattacagagaaaagggaatcatttaaccatgaaataaacccaatagggctgttctgccccaataaggggtaattatatcttagttgggatcaagtacaggtactgttttattattacagagaaaagggaatcatttaaccatgaaataaacccaatagggctgttctgccccaataaggggtaattatatcttagttgggatcaagtacaggtactgttttattattacagagaaaagggaatcatttaaccatgaaataaacccaataggattgttctgcacccaataaggggtaactatgggagacgggctttccgtacttcagagctttctgtataatgggtttacggataaggggtccgatacctgtatttgccttGTTTTAAGTTCAGTAGAGGATTTCACATTATTTAGGGGAATCACAGAAGCTGATTGGTTACAGACTGTTGGGTCACGACTCATACATTTAAGAATCTCTGGTCCAACTGGTTCCTTTGGGAAAATATAAATTCGTGTCTGTTGGGATACGGTTTATTGAGCCGACAGACCTGTTGGGCGAGAAGCTGACACTTCGACCCTGAGGAGTTACAATGCCAATTAAATCTATTTTTTGTGACTGGAATGTACCCAGGGCATAAATAATCTCTATAAACACCCACTATAAACCCAGTTACAGTTACTGGGCCCCTTTTATTTATAGAAGCAAATAGTTTATTCAGGTCGGAGGGAGAATCCACAGAACATTCCCAGAAAGTCTCCAGTTGTTTCTTCATCTATTGGACAAAGGAAAGACAACATCACCGGggaagttgcccatagcaaccaatcagatctttgcttttgtttcctaacTTGTAGGCGACCGTTCAaaatggctgattggttgctatgggcaactcaTCGATACATGAGATTAATCAATTTGGgaaaactcgaattcacaaactcgtaAATGGATAAATGAGCCCATAGGGGAACTGAATCGCCTGATATTAATGGGctaatttatcagttttcaagaaAATCTCAagttacagcctgagcctgaggtggaatcatgcagggggccagttaatctcagtacagacaggtggggggccactcagagggggttgcgggccgccagttggacagcactggtctaaaggacccgaatAAACACCTGAAACctgctgtgtatgggcacctttagggatCAGGAGTGTAAGCTGGGATCTGCCCAGAGACACTCCCCGAGGGGCCCAAACCAGTGTTCATCATTATATCTTACATGGTGCCTGATAGATTTTGaggaatattaatataaatatattggatGAAGAATGATTTTACTTTCACTTTTACCATCTTCCCTGCGATAAGAGATATtgacctctgtataaacaaaccccttcaCTCTTTGTTGACTTTCAATGAAAGATAttttaatagtgaaaaaaaaatgaacaacagTTCCCCTTTCACAACAATAGTTCCCCTTAGCCGGGTGCCAATCATTCTGGGTAATAGAACCAATACCTGTTGTTTAAGTTTGGGACTAATCTGGTAACTACCCTAGTAACTACCCTAGTAACTAGGCACTGGCTCTGACATAGTGGTTCTTATTTCTCAGGGGACTGGAATTATGTAGCAGAATGTGAGACCCACAACTTCCTTTACAGCCATATATTTGCCTTGTTTTAAGTTCAGTAGAGGATTTCACATTATTTAGGGGAATCACAGAAGCTGATTGGTTACCGACTGTTGGGTCACGACTCATACATTTAAGAATCTCTGGTCCAACTGGTTCCTTTGGGAAAATATAAATTCGTGTCTGTTGGGATAGGGTTTATTGAGCCGACAGACCTGTTGGGCGAGAAGCTGACACTTCGACCCTGAGGAGTTACAATGCCAATTAAATCTATTTTTTGTGACTGGAATGTACCCAGGGCATAAACACCCACTATAAACACCCACTATAAACCCAGTTACTGGGCCCCTTTATTTATAGAAGCAAATAGTTTATCCAGGTCGGAGGGAGAATCAGTCACCTGACCCGAATCCACAGAACATTCCCAGAAGGTCTCCAGTAGTTTCTTCTTCACAACATCACCGGggaagttgcccatagcaaccaatcacatctttgcttttgttttctaacttgtagatgactgttcaaaatggctgattggttgctatgggcaactcaTTGATACATGAGATTAATCAATTTGGgaaaactc
Coding sequences within it:
- the nxpe3l.4 gene encoding NXPE family member 3, which codes for MAPPPAQPDWHNCSGSFAVNVSLLMGLVAALPRSRPALHEKRHWRFIPGVSAMLGIGGRPHISSIFACCLFFVFGYIYRGLWTNPLEMFSPLAPKGHFSVQSNRVSSTELEQELQTLMKVIEWPAPPGPTEYNFSTSPLTTEFQLLFPRGAYYVGEYVEVLITARDHGGRPKAYGGDYFQAKLHSPTLKAGVTGSVTDHRNGTYTASFLLLWPGQVEISIILVHSSEAIAVLKDKRETRPDKV